DNA from Apostichopus japonicus isolate 1M-3 chromosome 15, ASM3797524v1, whole genome shotgun sequence:
agtttggccgtgtatcgtactataacaaaattctcccaccatatgaagtatattttcaaatgatttataccagaagatttagttttggggtgttttaagtcttaagtgggcgaacttcgaagtcaccatcctacacataccactagtagttactaaacaaaacaccgatcacaagtgcgatatcaaatcaaaatttcctgtgaaatggcggatccagaaccaattgcggcaaccgaagttcaaagtaataatggttcttcactaggcagtgaaattgggctataattagagtgccctttctcatattcgaagcagagagtgaaggcgatgatctttccaatattgaaccgaacgctgagggtggagcggaggtgttagaaccgtatcagttcgagcctgttaaacgagccgaaattgaagctccacaacatatcgaagaagaaatccgttcgaaaccattgcaaggaacatacaacgtggtaagaatttattaacgaagcatttaaaaacaaaatcgagtccattttgtgcatgtgttgttggaattcgcggaacaccctaaaccgtattgtgcgttgtgttacggtaacttacaacccatatgtagagtgtgtagtgctagtagggttggttgcatactgaaagtttggctcgaagttgcattatgcagccatgctaggtaggcatatatgtgttatttcatactcattattacttggctagtactttggcctggagttttgcaaatcaattttctgaaacaaaagaatgtttcatgatacatggaaggtgtaaaatcacaacaaatgtaaccataactgtacattgtatgcctgcttgttattgtggacatcatgggccaacattaatacattttgtactttcataaattttttcccaggcagtacagatacatagcctacggtcaacaggttcaatgatacttaGGGTTCCTaacaagacacgtcagggttgtgctaccatcacgtgcagtccaaaggatcagaagtgattttccagccaatggtcattacactggattcaagttgccaggagaaaactcattgtataggaagccttggttgagaaattcctccagaaacaccttttctaaactacgattgtgttggattatcaatccgtcagggttccctcagtgttgatatattgaaattcaagacttttaattcaggatgaaaaggttattttccagacccaacatcaacaatgaaagaaaaggcatgttttgaagcatttggacacaagtattggcatgaccgtgatgtcatataatatgtgcataagggaacgggcattgacctttttaggggcatttacctcccagacgtttgattcgtacctttaatctggaagccaaaatatccatatcaccaatgatatttgacagaaaagtcataataaagaccaatggaggcagcagaactcttgaatgtttagactttgtttcttcagtagcagttggtttgttttgtagtctttcttcaaaaacgcagtacaccctgttaatggtcttcgattgttttaatgcgtgtgatgctgtgtttcacattgcccatcagtgttgcttgtgtaacatttttgcatgtgagttacttcgtgcagtgtttcttggtttaaataaccctttattgtatttgcttctggattattctaattaatttgtcacaacaacgattgatagcgatggacatacaactgctttgtaggcttaaagcaaaaaaattcatgtaagttgttttcttttaacctcctttgatgtcacaaattacattagtgtaattaaggaatgataatgtttatggaaagtacatttttactttaatgtcatataatacaatgattgttgttaatgttagttcagattgtccagaatgactgtctagaactgatattgaataaattttgttcaatgatttaacacttgaactatgttgtgtgaatttttggctctgagatttaattaaacaccctttggaataaaatctttttacctacagtattttgacccatccccattacccccactccctccacaacataaaaaatggttttcctggaataggaataagaaattattgctataactaactgatccagcatattccagaaataaattggggcactgagatttgttcacaagtagatgtaacccatcgcttctgaagctaacctcatagcttatttgTATACAagagagcaatgaagggggtgttaatttagatgatacagtaaaatctctttgtCTATTgtgacttcagtgtagtaacgctaatactatagtactactagtgctcggcgcgctacctcctaaggatcgccactcgccccattggaggtttcctgttccccgatctttttttttgtggattacttgacagaagaatgactcttttatgtcgaaccgttaaagtccatttgttttatttcataacaaaaaggagggatcgtagtatgcttccgtgaagtgttcgcttcattcggagctgcatactggctaggcccagtgaaatcggcgctggtgttgtgcactaacttggtcataatcgccgtgttttttcgtccttcagccatggatgaaggctaattgcatgggtaatgatatttatgcagcccccaacaacacaacggaccggcatttctctcagatagtttacaacagttgtaaaacaaacttgaaatttctaacgatatagcgtaatacagtggttgttctctcagtgtaaatgtgcgtgtatatggaacggtatgatcgtcgcgcatccgatacatgcctgggctttgcatgtgtgttcctaacatgatgtcatcattgtcttgttgtgaaatcgcattctcagatatctattttcggttgcgaatattaaaacgttaattactaattagtccttgaggttttcaaggtgttgaggatagttttgaacatagattttctcatagattcagaggaagttactctcgatgagttggatttttcgtgtcatggcctctttaatgCTCAGTCTTTTCCAATAGGCTGAGCAGAATGTCCTTGTGATTCATTTGGATGAATTCAATATATACCAAGAAgagcaaaatattttacaacgaGAATtcatgctactgtatatataaataatattttgttctATACTTACCAAAGGCAGATAAAAGCCAGTCATTGACTCCACCTCTAGCTGCATCATGGGCTGTGTGAGGagagtaaatggctatcccttTCTCAATGGCCTTGACAATAATCCTCTCTTTCTCAGTCTTCATCGTCAATCGTTTCAGCGGTGAGAAGATGGGTGGATGATACGATAAGATGAAGTTAGAGTTGCTTGCAATGGCTTCTTCTAGCACTTCTTCTGTCAGATCATTTGTCAAGAAAATTTTCGTTACGATGAAGTCTGATGTGGGTTCTACTAGCAGGCCTACATTATCCCATTCCTCTGCTAGGCTTAGTGGTGCAAACTTTTCCAGCTTTGTCAGAACAGTCTTCAGATCAACCTTACCATCTGGAATGATTATCTCCTCGTCTGGTTCTGCTTCCACCACACCAACAGCCGTCTCCTCCTCTCCAGAATCCTCATTATCTTCTTGGTTTAAGTCTTCAATCTCAGGATTATCTCCATCGGTGCTTCCTTCATGATTTAAGATAGTCGAGTCAGGGTTGCTTGTTGCACCACCTTCAGGCGgatcttcttctttcttgttctttttcattttcccGCGGACTAAATCTATGACAGAACCCGCCTTTTTGCCCTTTTTAAGACCTGGCATGTTCAAATGTTGGTTCTGATTGCTACAAAAATGTCTTGATTCAAGATTAATGAGTAAAAAacaatgtaggcctacttttaaAACTTCTCGATGTAAGTAACGGTTCCTGTGCGACGTCTGTGTTATTTTTTGTAAAAGTAGCAGTTCTGCTACTTTAGGCCTTGGACAATATTCGGCTCGGTCAGCACACAAAGTGACAATGTATTTCTCTGTGTGAGGTAGTAAGCAATTTCCTCGGGAATAAATACAACTTCGTCCAAACAGGACTCTTGTCAGTATCTTCGGATAAGCTTCGAACATCTGAAATAAATAAGTAAAGTTCAGTGACAGGAAACATGGAAGAACATCCGTCTGAACTTTTCTCGAAACTAAGAACTGTAAACAATTGGTTTCGGTTTCGCAAGTAAGGGTGCATAGGAATAATAAAATCTACCAAACTTGCTTAAGTGGCTCTTTATGCAAATTCACAACTAAATTCACAACTAAACTCGTTTCCGCGCATTGGTTCAATCTATAAATACTTCGAAAGCAAGTATTAGTATAACCTTAGTTACGTTAATACCTAATATTAGACCTAGATgatagtctaaatatgactcACAAGGTAGCTTTTCTTATTGGGGAGTGATGGGAGTCAGTGTCAACGTCCCCAAGTCAacgaccccccctccccccccccccccgccttctgAAAGGTCATGGATGTACTCCTGTAAGCCCTTTAACAGTAGGATGTTGGTTTCAGAATCGATCAGCCTAACAATCAAGACAGgccaaaagaaaacaatacGTAAttaagtttttgttgttgtctgagCCAtgatttctaatattttttattcGTGTCGAAGTTTACTCTGTCGAGCTCTcgaaaatatttcagtttaaaaGGATTGTATTGGGTTCAGATATATTGTGTGACCGATTTCCAATCGGTTCATTTATTTGTTGTGGCTAAATCCAGTATTACTGAACAAGGTCGCCATTGGTGCTATAAACAGCAGTGCGACCACAAGTTCTTGCGCATTACATTTAGTTTAGAATCTGTTGCAAAGTGACGTTGAAATGCAGATTAAAGACGAACACACAGAACGTTTTGGTTGACTGATTTATCCAGTTCACATTTCAAGTTGGACATTCAAAGGGGATGGttataaacttttcaatttgaTGAGTTGAGTTATGCATAATTGTTTAATACGATTACGAATGCCTATATGCGCAATCATATTTGCACACAGTGTAACTTCTGATCAACATTTAGATGAAACGCAAACAGCacgaacaacaacaacaaacaaacaacaagacAGAACAATTAGTCAAAGCTGGAAAGAAAATGTGATTATAGTTTGGATCTAtgaaccctttttttttttgtatttacttATAcaattatatacattttttaaa
Protein-coding regions in this window:
- the LOC139980556 gene encoding NIF3-like protein 1, with the protein product MFEAYPKILTRVLFGRSCIYSRGNCLLPHTEKYIVTLCADRAEYCPRPKVAELLLLQKITQTSHRNRYLHREVLKVGLHCFLLINLESRHFCSNQNQHLNMPGLKKGKKAGSVIDLVRGKMKKNKKEEDPPEGGATSNPDSTILNHEGSTDGDNPEIEDLNQEDNEDSGEEETAVGVVEAEPDEEIIIPDGKVDLKTVLTKLEKFAPLSLAEEWDNVGLLVEPTSDFIVTKIFLTNDLTEEVLEEAIASNSNFILSYHPPIFSPLKRLTMKTEKERIIVKAIEKGIAIYSPHTAHDAARGGVNDWLLSAFGNKEGSAISCSSSDKAKKFRLEISVVKEYKQKVLAQLTAEIGVSKVMKKGDGSYLFTAVCDRSAMVSILSSLNTQNVKRDTQITKLFSDPCSEIGMGRFVTLLDPIPLETCITKVKEHLEIEHCQLALGKGKTLESPIQSVAVCAGSGGKVLTGTKADLYLTGEMSHHEVLAAVSNGTCVITCNHSNTERGYLKDLKEKLEKWLAKDVPVQVSEVDADPLKVV